Part of the Desulfobaccales bacterium genome is shown below.
ACGGCGACGCTCGTCCCATCTTAGGATTTCCCTCTCCCGCTGATCTAGAACGTAGGGCGAATCTCAAAGTCCATCGCTTCGGCTCTCTGGAAGAGTCTTTAAGGCGCATCCCTCTTCCCAAGACAATCCGTTTCAAAGGCGAAGATATAACGGTTCGCCCTTATCAAAAACAATGCCTGCAGAAAGCAGATGAGGCTTTGATAGCCGGCCGCCGCCGGATGCTTTTCGAAATGGCCACCGGGACCGGCAAAACCCTGACCATCGCCATGCTCATCAAGCGTTGGTTTCAGGCCGCGGTTATCTCCCGGGTGCTCTTTCTGGCTGACCGCATTGAGCTAGCCAAGCAGGCCAAAGAAACCTTTGACGATTACCTGCGAGATTGGCCTTCTACGCTTCTTTACGGCGGCAGGCGTAGCCTGGAAGGGCAGATCGTGGTGGGCACCTTGGATACCATCGCCAGCCAATTAGGGCCCGGCGGATTCGGCCACGCCTATTTCGACCTGGTCATCACCGATGAATGCCATCGCTCCATCTATAATACCCACCGGGCCACCCTAGGGCATTTCGATGCCATCCACATCGGCCTCACCGCCACTCCTAATCCCGGAGAGCTAAGGTGGGTGAGCGAACATGAACGCCAGCTGGTTAAAAACACCTATATGTTTTTTGATTGCTGGAACAGCGCCACCCAAGAAGGCACGCCCACCTTCTCCTATCCTATTCAGCAAGCCATTCAGGAAGGCTACTTGGCCAACTATAAAATTTACCTGGCAGAAACCCGGCTGACCTTTGAAGGAGCCGTATGGGAGGATGAAGAAATAGTTTTTGGTGATTGGGGGCGCACTGCTGAATCTGAGGATAGACTTAAGCTTATTATTGAAGAATATTTCCGAGTTGAAGAAGAACGCTCTCAAGAACGTCCTCGCAAGACCATTGTCTTTGCCGTTTCGGAGAAGCAGGCGATAATCCTGGAGCGCCTTTTCAACAAATACTTGCCGGATGACGCCTGCCTGCGTATCGCCCGCCAGATTAACCGCTCTCCCGGCCAAGTCAGGCAGGAGTTCGCCCAGAAAATCACCTGCTATTCCAACAACGGCAATCCCAAACCCATCATCGACCGCTTCAAATACGACCCTTTGCCTATCGTGGCCGTCTCGGTGGACATGCTGGACACCGGCTACGATCATAAGGAAGTAGAGAATCTGGTTATGCTGCGCCCCACCCGGTCGGCCATCAAGTATGCTCAGATGCGGGGCCGTGGCAGTCGTCTCTGTCCTCGCATCGGCAAGACCGAGTTTTTGATTTACGATTTCGTGGGGAATTCCACAATCTTCAATGACCCTGGCGAACCTCATCACCGCCCTAAAGAGGTGGGCCGTCGCCCCGCTCCTCAGCCGCCTGGAGAACCCGGCCCTGGTCCAGAACCTGTCCCCCCGCCAGAGCCGCCGCCACCACCTCCCCGGGAGTTTATACAAATTCCGGAGGGTT
Proteins encoded:
- a CDS encoding DEAD/DEAH box helicase family protein, which produces MVIDQLLKEAGWDIFNKSQVSTEEAAADGRADYLLKNSRTQPLAVIEAKRFTVDPYSAKIQAKEYAQALNAPFVFLSNGEQHYFWDYADGDARPILGFPSPADLERRANLKVHRFGSLEESLRRIPLPKTIRFKGEDITVRPYQKQCLQKADEALIAGRRRMLFEMATGTGKTLTIAMLIKRWFQAAVISRVLFLADRIELAKQAKETFDDYLRDWPSTLLYGGRRSLEGQIVVGTLDTIASQLGPGGFGHAYFDLVITDECHRSIYNTHRATLGHFDAIHIGLTATPNPGELRWVSEHERQLVKNTYMFFDCWNSATQEGTPTFSYPIQQAIQEGYLANYKIYLAETRLTFEGAVWEDEEIVFGDWGRTAESEDRLKLIIEEYFRVEEERSQERPRKTIVFAVSEKQAIILERLFNKYLPDDACLRIARQINRSPGQVRQEFAQKITCYSNNGNPKPIIDRFKYDPLPIVAVSVDMLDTGYDHKEVENLVMLRPTRSAIKYAQMRGRGSRLCPRIGKTEFLIYDFVGNSTIFNDPGEPHHRPKEVGRRPAPQPPGEPGPGPEPVPPPEPPPPPPREFIQIPEGSLEDEFRRRETIIVGPEGLAIDRKTYRDKFTAKVIELQRTDPVVQKIFAGQEVTEEEWEALARKLDSPEFYFKEENLRRAFEQPTGSLTDFIRAALGVYRFPTREERIKKVFHTWLAEHSDALHPEQAQMLRLLEARVLAGDKIEMPLFSRPPFSLWGGRARMEKLFGREGLVKIVEELNTLLAA